The Benincasa hispida cultivar B227 unplaced genomic scaffold, ASM972705v1 Contig1433, whole genome shotgun sequence nucleotide sequence TAATATTAAAGTGGGAATCAGAAAGACAAAAGTACATTAACTGGAATGTAAATGTGAATCCATTTATACAGTAATATGAGGTACGATGATCATTTTCTGCATTCTTTGAATCATATACCTCTTTCTTCCCGCGCATGATAGTCTTCATGCTATTCAATGTACGTTCATAAAAGAGAGAAGACCAATCATAATGTACAAAGACTTCATGGTCACCAACAGTCCCAAATATATTCACATCGAAATGAGTTTTCTTATCTTTTCCAATCATCACCGTTTTAATGAATAGTGTCAATGcaaccttgacaacatcttcacCATTAGTAAAATTGAACTTCTCAAATGCGGTCTCTACATCCTTGCAAGAACTATTCTTTCCATTTGGGTCCTTTTGACCAAGAATGAGTTCTCGCAGTCTTTCACTGCTTGTTTCTCTTTCTACTATTTCCCTAATCGGCCA carries:
- the LOC120068920 gene encoding uncharacterized protein LOC120068920 — encoded protein: MDVPVKKYFPATVSCQVYKTAFVIKNKLTEEQMRLYGKTAFGPLLDTYLVLIGQTLEIVERETSSERLRELILGQKDPNGKNSSCKDVETAFEKFNFTNGEDVVKVALTLFIKTVMIGKDKKTHFDVNIFGTVGDHEVFVHYDWSSLFYERTLNSMKTIMRGKKEDYCYVENLTV